DNA from Parageobacillus thermoglucosidasius:
TACTATATTTCGTTATAGGGTTCCCGCGATAATCAACCGTTATTGCAGCCAGTCCAGTAGCTTTCGCAAAAGCATCTTGTACTTTTTGTAAAAATTCAATATCTATAATTTCTTCTAATTTCATACTATATCACTCACTAACGGTTAGTTATTTTTACTTTAACAACCAATAAAAGGAAATTAATGTCACAGAGACGGGACTAGGTTGAATTTCCATCAACTTCCTTTATTTGAACATATTATTATATTGTTCATATTTACTATATCAAATCATTATCGAAAATGATTTTGTTAATAGTGACTATTTATTGACATTATGAATATGAAGCGATACACCGATCTCAGTTTGGAAAAACGCGGATTACCGGCAACGGATTTCTTTGTTCAGCTGTTTCCCTCTGTTTGCTGTGCAACAGGCACCCGCCGGCAGCGGTTAGGATAGTCCGCTTCAAATTCCTTGCACGTTTAGTTTAATAGTCCGCCGTTACTTTTTAACTCCCGAATATATATAGTGGTTCTTGCCGAAAATAAACACTTCTTTTTCTTTAGTGAAACCTATCTTCTCTGCCACACGAATGGACGGGACATTTCTTGGAGCAATAATGCTGATCAGCTTATTTAATCCCAATCGATCAAACGCATATTCCTTGCACGCTTTAGCTGCTTCGGTCGCGAACCCCTTAGACCAATATTTTTTATTTATGTGGTACCCAATCTCCACTTCTATATTGCCATTTATTTTTTGTTTAACGAGACCACAACCGCCGATAAATTCATTCGTTTCCTTCAAACAAACCGCCCATAATCCATAGCCATCATTCCGATATCTGTCTTGATTTCGTTTAACCCAGTCTTGAGTTTGCTGAATGCTAAAGGGAGATGGATAAAACTTCATGGTTTCTGGGTCAGAAAAAATACGATGCAGAGGAATAATATCTTCATCTTCATACTGTCTTAATATCAATCTTTTTGTTTCAAGAACAGCCATTTTCCCTATCCTCTTTCTCTTTTGTATTACTTAAAAAATTGACTTTACATCTGGTGACAATTCTTTTATATGTTTTAGAAACTCTTATGCCCTTTTGCTTTTATATTTGGATTAACACGAGAACCGTTCATTAGCAATCCACGTATACGATGATCTTGCTTCGCAAATGTTATGATTAAATCCATCATTTCTTGTTCCGTTCTCATTTTCACATATATCATCCTTTTCTTTCCTATTGGCTAGTTGAGAGAATTTATACATTTGATTCTTGTTCATGTTATAAACCCAATTCTCTTAGCGCTTCCATTTTTCCTTCTTAAACCAATAAGAAAAAGGAGCTGCAAAAACAGCTCCCTTATTGATTCACACTTATTTCTAAAATAAATATGAACAAATGAACGAAATCATTACGGCTTAAAATGCTGTATAACTACTCCTTTACCGTTTTCAACTTCCACTTCTGCAAATGCTCCATGTATAAATGTGATTTGCGGAGGCACATGGCCACAGTCTATATCATAAACAATTGGAATTTGAAGTTCATCAGCGAGTTCTTTATATACGTCTTCCACAGTATAATCATCGACTGGGTGGTTTGCCGCACTACGTCCAAACAAAATACCTGAACAATGGTCAAACCAACCTGCTAGCTTCATTTGAACGAGTGAACGTCGTAAATCAGTAGTAGTTAGCTCGCAGTTTTCCAAGTACCAGATTAAAGGATCGCTATCAAAATGTTTCTTCCTAAACTCTTGCACTCTGCCATATGGAGTGCCAATAAGATGCCTGATGACATCTATACAACCGCCAAGCAACCGGCCTTTGATCTTAACATTGCCAGTTGAAATAGTTTTCCAGTATGTATCCTCTGTTAAATGAAAAACACATGGAGATGGATTATCATGTTGCCATTTCTTTTGATATTTGCTTGAAGAGTATTGGATAACGGAAGCCTCTGTTTCCGTTGATAAAACCGTTTCCCACATGGCTGTCGTCTCATCGGAGTATTCGCCTCTTAAATCTACTAGATTTGTTCCATGAGCAGTGGCTATTCCTGTGTTTAAAGTAATTGCCAACAACAGGACACTTGTATCCGAGTAACCTAATACCCATTTTTTATTTATTTTTTCAAAATCGATTTCTTCCAGTATTTCAATTAGTAGCTCACCTCCCCAAGGAGGAATGATGATATCAATGTTCTCATTTTGCATCATTTCCATAAATTCATTTGCTCT
Protein-coding regions in this window:
- a CDS encoding GNAT family N-acetyltransferase — protein: MAVLETKRLILRQYEDEDIIPLHRIFSDPETMKFYPSPFSIQQTQDWVKRNQDRYRNDGYGLWAVCLKETNEFIGGCGLVKQKINGNIEVEIGYHINKKYWSKGFATEAAKACKEYAFDRLGLNKLISIIAPRNVPSIRVAEKIGFTKEKEVFIFGKNHYIYSGVKK
- a CDS encoding S66 family peptidase encodes the protein MIKYPFLKKGATIGVTAPSSGVKAELHPMLKQTCESMERKGYKVVCGETVWTQEKAKSASAKKRANEFMEMMQNENIDIIIPPWGGELLIEILEEIDFEKINKKWVLGYSDTSVLLLAITLNTGIATAHGTNLVDLRGEYSDETTAMWETVLSTETEASVIQYSSSKYQKKWQHDNPSPCVFHLTEDTYWKTISTGNVKIKGRLLGGCIDVIRHLIGTPYGRVQEFRKKHFDSDPLIWYLENCELTTTDLRRSLVQMKLAGWFDHCSGILFGRSAANHPVDDYTVEDVYKELADELQIPIVYDIDCGHVPPQITFIHGAFAEVEVENGKGVVIQHFKP